The proteins below come from a single Oerskovia jenensis genomic window:
- the panC gene encoding pantoate--beta-alanine ligase yields MSVPTSPTRTLPRVVRTRSELRGALAAPVGATGAPAVAAPSGRGSEHPDVPRDAAASGATTRERAVVMTMGALHDGHLQLVRAARERVGPTGQVVVTVFVNPLQFGPGEDLDRYPRDLDADVALLAGLPEPAPGRPAVDLVFAPPVEEMYPGGDPIVRVTSGRIGTVLEGAFRPGHFDGVLTVVLKLLHLTRADVAFYGEKDAQQLLAIRRMVADLDVDVEVVGVPIVRDEDGLALSSRNAYLSATERADALTLSRALRAGAAAAAAGQGAAAAIEVASGMLNEHPGVVVDYLALVDPTTVDDLEPEYVGPALLLVAARVGTTRLIDNLAVDVADPAASTARPGGTQ; encoded by the coding sequence ATGTCCGTACCCACGTCCCCCACCAGGACGCTGCCGCGCGTCGTGCGGACGCGCAGCGAGCTCCGCGGCGCCCTCGCCGCCCCGGTCGGCGCGACCGGCGCACCTGCCGTCGCGGCGCCGTCGGGCCGTGGGAGCGAGCACCCCGACGTCCCGCGTGACGCGGCGGCGAGCGGTGCCACCACCCGCGAGCGGGCCGTCGTCATGACCATGGGTGCGCTCCACGACGGACACCTCCAGCTCGTGCGCGCGGCGCGCGAGCGCGTGGGGCCCACCGGGCAGGTCGTCGTGACCGTGTTCGTGAACCCGTTGCAGTTCGGCCCGGGCGAGGACCTCGACCGGTACCCGCGCGACCTCGACGCCGACGTGGCGCTCCTCGCGGGGCTCCCCGAGCCCGCGCCGGGCCGCCCTGCCGTGGACCTCGTGTTCGCGCCCCCGGTCGAGGAGATGTACCCCGGCGGCGACCCGATCGTGCGCGTCACGTCCGGACGCATCGGCACCGTGCTCGAGGGCGCGTTCCGCCCCGGCCACTTCGACGGCGTGCTGACCGTCGTGCTCAAGCTCCTGCACCTGACCAGGGCCGACGTGGCGTTCTACGGCGAGAAGGACGCGCAGCAGCTCCTCGCGATCCGCCGCATGGTCGCCGACCTGGACGTCGACGTCGAGGTCGTCGGGGTGCCGATCGTGCGCGACGAGGACGGCCTCGCGCTGTCCTCGCGCAACGCCTACCTGTCCGCGACCGAGCGGGCCGACGCCCTCACGCTGAGCCGCGCGCTGCGCGCCGGGGCGGCGGCCGCGGCGGCAGGGCAGGGTGCCGCCGCGGCCATCGAGGTGGCCTCGGGAATGCTCAACGAGCACCCCGGCGTTGTGGTCGATTACCTCGCACTGGTCGACCCGACTACCGTGGACGACCTGGAACCGGAGTACGTGGGACCCGCGCTGCTGCTCGTGGCGGCACGCGTGGGCACCACCCGACTGATCGACAACCTGGCCGTGGACGTGGCAGACCCCGCCGCGAGCACGGCCCGCCCAGGAGGCACGCAGTGA
- the panD gene encoding aspartate 1-decarboxylase: MMIGKIHRATVTQADLHYVGSVTVDVDLLEAADIISGQQVDIVDVTNGSRLTTYAIPGERGSGKVCINGAAAHLVHPGDTVILIAYGMIADHEARHFLPNVVFVDGDNRIVEVSEEPGLVPEGYDLEPSGLPIAPFQSATAE; this comes from the coding sequence ATGATGATCGGCAAGATCCACCGCGCCACCGTGACGCAGGCGGACCTCCACTACGTCGGGTCCGTGACCGTCGACGTGGACCTCCTCGAGGCCGCCGACATCATCTCCGGCCAGCAGGTCGACATCGTCGACGTCACCAACGGCTCACGCCTGACGACCTACGCGATCCCGGGCGAACGCGGCTCGGGCAAGGTCTGCATCAACGGCGCCGCCGCGCACCTCGTGCACCCTGGCGACACCGTGATCCTCATCGCCTACGGCATGATCGCCGACCACGAGGCGCGCCACTTCCTGCCGAACGTCGTGTTCGTCGACGGGGACAACCGCATCGTCGAGGTCAGCGAGGAGCCCGGCCTCGTGCCCGAGGGCTACGACCTCGAGCCGAGCGGCCTGCCCATCGCCCCGTTCCAGTCCGCCACGGCCGAATGA
- a CDS encoding L-aspartate oxidase translates to MTQAAEAHVSTDGAPVAAPGTAPVAVGTGERAPRRLARRLAAPAPGWTTTVDAIVVGSGIAGLTAALELRTQVPRVLLVTKGELSSGSTVWAQGGIAAALDPSDSPAAHLEDTLAAGGGLCDPAAVEVLVTEGPARVRELVSRGANFDLAPGGDIALTREGGHHADRIAHAGGDATGAEISRALVAQLEAVLADPGIEVIENALVLDVLTTSPDEPGGPRACGVTLHVRGQGSRDGVGAVLGRAVVLATGGIGQVFRSSTNPPQATGDGMAAALRAGATLGDVEFVQFHPTVLWLGLGAKGQLPLISEALRGEGAILLDTDGHRFMPAVHPMAELAPRDVVAHAIVRQMAATGSDHVLLDARHLGAEFLRKRFPTITERLLDQGIDLTEEPVPVAPAQHYHSGGIVTDLHGRSTLDGLYAVGEVACTGVHGANRLASNSLLEGLVFAYRAAQEITARVAAGELPLGTPVERDGEAALVPAAARSRVQSVSSAGPGVIRSGEGLRAAADKLAAVRTDAHRSTDVVAAPQTAEWETTNVHQVATVLTEAALLREESRGGHFRTDFPEVEPAWARRIEITLGADGELRIG, encoded by the coding sequence ATGACCCAGGCCGCGGAGGCGCACGTCTCCACCGACGGGGCGCCCGTCGCGGCCCCCGGTACCGCTCCCGTCGCGGTGGGCACCGGGGAGCGCGCGCCCCGCCGCCTGGCCCGTCGCCTCGCCGCCCCGGCCCCCGGCTGGACGACCACGGTCGACGCGATCGTCGTCGGCTCCGGCATCGCCGGGCTCACGGCCGCGCTCGAGCTGCGCACACAGGTGCCGCGCGTCCTGCTCGTGACCAAGGGCGAGCTGTCGTCCGGGTCCACGGTCTGGGCGCAGGGCGGGATCGCCGCGGCCCTCGACCCCTCGGACTCCCCGGCCGCGCACCTCGAGGACACGCTCGCCGCGGGCGGCGGGCTGTGCGACCCCGCCGCGGTCGAGGTCCTCGTGACCGAGGGGCCCGCTCGCGTGCGTGAGCTCGTCTCGCGCGGCGCGAACTTCGACCTCGCCCCCGGCGGCGACATCGCCCTGACGCGCGAGGGCGGGCACCACGCCGACCGCATCGCGCACGCGGGCGGCGACGCCACGGGCGCCGAGATCTCCCGGGCGCTCGTCGCCCAGCTCGAGGCCGTCCTCGCCGACCCCGGGATCGAGGTCATCGAGAACGCCCTCGTGCTCGACGTGCTCACCACGTCCCCCGACGAGCCCGGCGGCCCGCGCGCCTGCGGCGTCACGCTGCACGTGCGCGGCCAGGGCTCGCGCGACGGCGTCGGGGCCGTGCTCGGCCGCGCGGTCGTCCTCGCGACGGGCGGGATCGGGCAGGTCTTCCGCTCCTCGACCAACCCGCCCCAGGCCACGGGCGACGGCATGGCCGCCGCGCTGCGTGCCGGGGCGACGCTCGGGGACGTCGAGTTCGTCCAGTTCCACCCCACCGTGCTGTGGCTCGGCCTGGGCGCGAAGGGGCAGCTCCCGCTCATCTCCGAGGCGCTGCGGGGTGAGGGCGCGATCCTCCTCGACACCGACGGTCACCGCTTCATGCCCGCGGTCCACCCCATGGCCGAGCTCGCACCGCGAGATGTCGTCGCGCACGCGATCGTGCGGCAGATGGCCGCGACGGGCTCGGACCACGTGCTGCTCGACGCCCGCCACCTCGGCGCCGAGTTCCTGCGCAAGCGCTTCCCGACCATCACCGAACGGCTGCTCGACCAGGGCATCGACCTCACCGAGGAGCCCGTCCCCGTCGCGCCCGCCCAGCACTACCACTCGGGCGGCATCGTCACGGACCTCCACGGGCGCTCGACGCTCGACGGCCTGTACGCCGTGGGCGAGGTCGCGTGCACGGGCGTGCACGGGGCCAACCGGCTCGCGTCGAACTCGCTCCTGGAGGGACTGGTCTTCGCCTACCGGGCCGCGCAGGAGATCACGGCCCGGGTGGCCGCCGGCGAGCTCCCGCTCGGGACGCCCGTCGAGCGCGACGGCGAGGCGGCCCTCGTGCCGGCCGCCGCACGGTCCCGGGTCCAGTCGGTCTCGTCGGCCGGACCGGGCGTGATCCGCAGCGGCGAGGGGCTGCGCGCCGCGGCCGACAAGCTCGCGGCGGTCCGCACCGACGCGCACCGGTCCACCGACGTCGTCGCCGCGCCCCAGACCGCCGAGTGGGAGACGACCAACGTGCACCAGGTCGCGACCGTGCTCACCGAGGCCGCGCTGCTGCGCGAGGAGAGCCGCGGAGGCCACTTCCGCACGGACTTCCCCGAGGTCGAGCCCGCGTGGGCGCGGCGGATCGAGATCACGCTGGGGGCCGACGGCGAGCTGCGGATTGGCTGA
- the nadC gene encoding carboxylating nicotinate-nucleotide diphosphorylase, giving the protein MNSPSPIEPGLDPLWVADIVTRALDEDLGPTPGRDVTTQATVPPSGTGTAHLVARADGVVAGLVVVEEVTRQVSERFGLAPVTVTFTAQDGDAVTRGRVLAALTGPVQVLLTAERTLLNLASRASGVATATRAWARELDGTGAQVLDTRKTTPGLRALEKYAVRAGGGTNKRMGLYDVAMVKDNHVVAAGSVSGAIEAVRAMFPDVLIQVEADTTDQALEALDAGADFLLLDNMPTPVLAETVRLVREREGAPGGPAKIELEATGNLTLDRAREVAGTGVDYLSVGALTHSAPILDLALDLIG; this is encoded by the coding sequence GTGAACTCTCCCTCTCCCATCGAGCCCGGTCTCGACCCCCTGTGGGTCGCCGACATCGTCACGCGCGCCCTCGACGAGGACCTCGGCCCCACGCCCGGACGGGACGTGACCACCCAGGCCACCGTGCCGCCGTCGGGCACGGGGACGGCTCATCTCGTGGCGAGGGCCGACGGCGTCGTGGCGGGCCTCGTCGTGGTCGAGGAGGTCACCCGGCAGGTGTCCGAGCGCTTCGGGCTGGCGCCCGTGACCGTCACCTTCACCGCGCAGGACGGCGACGCGGTGACCCGCGGGCGCGTCCTCGCGGCCCTCACGGGCCCGGTCCAGGTGCTCCTGACGGCCGAGCGCACCCTTCTCAACCTCGCGAGCCGTGCGAGCGGCGTCGCGACCGCGACGAGGGCCTGGGCCCGCGAGCTCGACGGCACGGGGGCGCAGGTGCTCGACACCCGCAAGACGACCCCGGGCCTGCGGGCCCTGGAGAAGTACGCGGTCCGTGCGGGCGGCGGCACGAACAAGCGCATGGGGCTGTACGACGTCGCCATGGTCAAGGACAACCACGTCGTCGCGGCCGGTTCGGTGAGCGGCGCGATCGAGGCCGTGCGCGCGATGTTCCCCGACGTCCTGATCCAGGTCGAGGCCGACACGACCGACCAGGCCCTGGAGGCCCTCGACGCGGGCGCGGACTTCCTGCTGCTCGACAACATGCCGACCCCGGTGCTCGCCGAGACCGTCCGGCTCGTGCGCGAGCGCGAGGGCGCCCCGGGCGGCCCCGCGAAGATCGAGCTCGAGGCGACGGGCAACCTGACGCTCGACCGGGCCCGTGAGGTCGCCGGGACGGGCGTGGACTACCTGTCGGTGGGGGCGCTCACGCACTCGGCGCCGATCCTCGACCTCGCGCTCGACCTGATCGGCTGA
- the lysS gene encoding lysine--tRNA ligase — MNPDPVEVDETDDLPEQLRVRREKRERLLAQGEEAYPVSVPRTHTIAQVREAYDHLESGQETDDVVGVAGRVVYLRNTGKLCFVTLQDGEGNRLQVMLSQAVVGEESLAAFKADVDLGDHLFAHGRVISSRRGELSIFADEWKIAAKSLRPLPVLHKELSEESRVRQRYVDLIARPAARDMVRLRAAVVRSLRENFHERGYLEVETPMLQTIHGGAAARPFTTHMNAFDMELYLRIAPELFLKRAVVGGVERVFEINRNFRNEGADSTHSPEFAMLEAYEAYGDYNTMAELTQNLVQRAAQDALGTTTIDLPDGEQYELGGEWAQLKMYDSLSAALGEEITPETSVEHLSKIADRLEISYDTKRAGHGKLVEEIWEHQVGDHLYAPTFVRDFPVETSPLTRDHRTVKGQVEKWDLYVRGFELATAYSELVDPVIQRQRFEAQAVLAAAGDDEAMRLDEDFLTAMEYAMPPSGGMGMGLDRLLMALTGHGIRETILFPLVKPAQ; from the coding sequence GTGAACCCCGACCCGGTCGAGGTCGACGAGACGGACGACCTCCCCGAGCAGCTGCGGGTCCGGCGCGAGAAGCGCGAGCGCCTGCTGGCGCAGGGCGAGGAGGCGTACCCCGTCTCGGTGCCGCGCACGCACACGATCGCCCAGGTCCGCGAGGCGTACGACCACCTGGAGAGCGGTCAGGAGACCGACGACGTCGTGGGCGTGGCGGGTCGTGTCGTGTACCTGCGCAACACGGGCAAGCTGTGCTTCGTGACCCTGCAGGACGGCGAGGGCAACCGTCTCCAGGTCATGCTGAGCCAGGCCGTGGTGGGCGAGGAGTCGCTCGCGGCGTTCAAGGCCGACGTGGACCTGGGGGACCACCTGTTCGCGCACGGCCGGGTCATCAGCTCGCGTCGTGGTGAGCTGAGCATCTTCGCGGACGAGTGGAAGATCGCGGCGAAGTCGCTGCGCCCGCTGCCCGTGCTGCACAAGGAGCTCTCGGAGGAGAGCCGTGTCCGTCAGCGCTACGTCGACCTGATCGCCCGCCCTGCGGCACGCGACATGGTCCGGCTGCGTGCGGCCGTGGTGCGGTCGCTGCGCGAGAACTTCCACGAGCGCGGCTACCTCGAGGTCGAGACCCCGATGCTCCAGACCATTCATGGTGGTGCGGCGGCTCGTCCGTTCACGACGCACATGAATGCGTTCGACATGGAGCTGTACCTGCGCATCGCGCCTGAGCTGTTCCTCAAGCGTGCGGTCGTCGGCGGCGTGGAGCGGGTGTTCGAGATCAACCGCAACTTCCGTAACGAGGGAGCGGACTCGACGCACTCGCCGGAATTCGCGATGCTCGAGGCGTACGAGGCCTACGGTGATTACAACACCATGGCCGAGCTGACCCAGAACCTCGTCCAGCGTGCGGCACAGGATGCGCTGGGAACGACCACGATCGACCTTCCCGACGGTGAGCAGTACGAGCTCGGCGGGGAATGGGCGCAGCTCAAGATGTACGACTCCTTGTCGGCGGCGCTGGGTGAGGAGATCACCCCGGAAACCTCTGTGGAACACCTGTCCAAGATCGCGGACCGCCTCGAGATTTCGTACGACACCAAGCGTGCCGGGCACGGCAAGCTCGTGGAAGAGATCTGGGAGCACCAGGTGGGCGACCACCTGTACGCGCCGACATTCGTCCGTGACTTCCCGGTCGAGACGTCGCCGCTGACCCGGGACCACCGCACTGTCAAGGGACAGGTCGAGAAGTGGGACCTGTACGTCCGGGGATTCGAGCTCGCGACGGCCTATTCCGAGCTCGTCGACCCCGTGATCCAGCGTCAGCGTTTCGAGGCGCAGGCGGTCCTCGCGGCCGCGGGCGACGACGAGGCCATGCGTCTCGACGAGGACTTCCTCACAGCGATGGAGTACGCGATGCCGCCCTCGGGGGGCATGGGAATGGGTCTCGACCGCCTTCTCATGGCGCTGACCGGTCACGGTATCCGCGAGACGATCCTCTTCCCGCTGGTCAAGCCCGCGCAGTGA
- a CDS encoding histone-like nucleoid-structuring protein Lsr2 encodes MAQKVQVILVDDVDGGVADESVTFALDGVSYEIDLSSAHAQELRDAFASWVGHARKVTRGGARPVARKTRSSAAGPSRATEIREWARSNGYTVSERGRISADVQQAYDAAH; translated from the coding sequence GTGGCACAGAAGGTCCAGGTAATTCTCGTCGACGACGTCGACGGTGGGGTCGCGGACGAGTCCGTCACGTTCGCCCTCGACGGTGTCTCCTACGAGATCGACCTCAGCTCGGCTCACGCCCAGGAATTGCGCGACGCCTTTGCGTCGTGGGTCGGTCACGCACGCAAGGTCACGCGCGGCGGCGCTCGCCCGGTCGCGCGCAAGACGCGTTCTTCTGCAGCGGGTCCGTCGCGGGCGACGGAGATCCGTGAATGGGCGCGCTCCAACGGTTACACGGTCAGCGAGCGCGGTCGTATCTCGGCCGACGTCCAGCAGGCTTACGACGCGGCGCACTGA
- a CDS encoding lactonase family protein produces MTSTTPPAAAGTDSRTLWLGTYPEGAEPGSGEGVWRLSVDASTGALGAPVLAAVTPSPSFVALDPSGTRLYAVSETEQGAVSGFEITPGGGLAPLGTVPSGGTYPCHLVATDEALWVTNYGDGTFAVVPLDASGAPTAPLRLRHRGTGPDTDRQEGPHAHFVAAVAGEPVVVDLGTDELRAYPHSLAELRALAEGPDGGSPARVVAGFPGGAGPRHLAVLDGAHGTPAALFVATELDARVYVLVPTDGGTFEVAGSVDATAAPLPAGGRNYPSHVALSADGSRLFVAIRGADVLSTFAVTRPDGAAPVLEHLTDTPLGGAWPRHFAVLAPTGEGIPAADLVVVANQNSSNLTVLRIDRVDGGGIVVDELAVPVPACVVEA; encoded by the coding sequence ATGACTTCTACGACGCCGCCCGCGGCGGCCGGCACGGACTCGCGGACCCTCTGGCTCGGCACGTACCCCGAGGGCGCGGAGCCCGGGAGCGGCGAGGGGGTCTGGCGGTTGTCGGTCGACGCCTCGACGGGGGCGCTGGGTGCGCCGGTCCTGGCGGCCGTGACCCCGTCGCCGTCGTTCGTCGCGCTCGACCCGAGCGGCACGCGCCTGTACGCGGTCTCCGAGACCGAGCAGGGGGCCGTGAGCGGCTTCGAGATCACACCGGGCGGGGGCCTCGCGCCGCTGGGCACGGTCCCGAGCGGGGGCACGTACCCGTGCCACCTGGTCGCGACCGACGAGGCCCTGTGGGTCACCAACTACGGGGACGGCACGTTCGCGGTCGTCCCGCTCGACGCCTCGGGCGCCCCGACGGCGCCGCTGCGCCTGCGGCACCGAGGGACCGGGCCGGACACGGACCGCCAGGAGGGGCCGCACGCCCACTTCGTGGCAGCGGTCGCGGGGGAGCCGGTCGTGGTGGACCTGGGCACGGACGAGCTCCGCGCCTACCCGCACTCGCTCGCGGAGCTTCGCGCCCTCGCCGAGGGACCCGACGGCGGCAGCCCGGCCCGCGTCGTGGCCGGCTTCCCGGGGGGAGCCGGACCGCGGCACCTCGCGGTCCTCGACGGTGCTCACGGCACACCCGCCGCGCTCTTCGTCGCGACCGAGCTCGACGCGCGTGTCTACGTCCTGGTCCCTACCGACGGCGGCACCTTCGAGGTGGCCGGCTCGGTCGACGCGACGGCGGCCCCGCTCCCGGCGGGCGGGCGCAACTACCCGTCGCACGTCGCGCTGAGCGCGGACGGCTCGCGCCTGTTCGTCGCGATCCGTGGCGCGGACGTCCTGTCCACGTTCGCGGTCACGAGGCCCGACGGCGCTGCTCCCGTCCTCGAGCACCTCACCGACACCCCGCTCGGTGGGGCCTGGCCGCGGCACTTCGCGGTGCTGGCTCCCACGGGTGAGGGCATCCCCGCAGCGGACCTCGTGGTGGTCGCGAACCAGAACTCGTCGAACCTCACGGTCCTGCGGATCGACCGGGTGGACGGTGGGGGCATCGTCGTCGACGAGCTCGCGGTCCCCGTCCCGGCCTGCGTCGTGGAGGCCTGA
- the mshA gene encoding D-inositol-3-phosphate glycosyltransferase — MLSVHTSPLDQPGTGDAGGMNVYITELSRALARRGAKVEIFTRATSSAQPPVVEAEDGVLVRHVVAGPFEGLDKNDLPGQLCAFTAGVLRAEARRDAGWYDVVHTHYWLSGQAGWLAADRWDVPLVNSMHTMARVKNAALAPGDAPEPLGRIIGEEQVVAEADALVASTPEEFKDLVDEYGADPAKVHVVPPGVDLDLFSPPAAGQTKESLRAALGLPTTGRLVLFAGRVQPLKAPDVLVRALGVLADHDEPLPTLVVLGGPSGRMTAVRELEALAYQMGVSDHVIVRPPVPRDELVRYYRAADLVAVPSHNESFGLVAAEAQASGTPVVAAAVGGLRTVVEDGVSGILVPDHNPWTWSRTLSDLLADDARRAELASGARRVSERYGWDATAEAMLAVYEQAAEVRARRPR; from the coding sequence ATGCTCTCGGTGCACACCTCGCCGCTCGACCAACCCGGCACGGGCGACGCGGGCGGCATGAACGTGTACATCACCGAGCTGTCGCGGGCGCTGGCGCGACGCGGTGCCAAGGTCGAGATCTTCACGCGCGCGACGTCGTCGGCCCAGCCTCCCGTGGTCGAGGCCGAGGACGGCGTCCTGGTGCGCCACGTCGTGGCCGGACCGTTCGAGGGGCTCGACAAGAACGACCTGCCCGGCCAGCTCTGCGCCTTCACGGCCGGGGTCCTGCGGGCCGAGGCGCGTCGGGACGCGGGCTGGTACGACGTGGTCCACACGCACTACTGGTTGTCCGGCCAGGCGGGCTGGCTCGCGGCCGACCGGTGGGACGTGCCGCTCGTGAACTCGATGCACACCATGGCCCGCGTGAAGAACGCCGCCCTCGCCCCGGGGGACGCCCCGGAGCCGCTCGGGCGGATCATCGGCGAGGAGCAGGTGGTCGCCGAGGCGGACGCACTCGTGGCGAGCACGCCCGAGGAGTTCAAGGACCTCGTCGACGAGTACGGGGCGGACCCCGCGAAGGTGCACGTCGTGCCGCCGGGCGTCGACCTCGACCTGTTCTCGCCCCCCGCCGCGGGGCAGACCAAGGAGTCGCTGCGGGCTGCTCTCGGGCTGCCCACGACGGGCAGGCTCGTGCTGTTCGCGGGGCGCGTCCAGCCGCTCAAGGCTCCCGACGTGCTGGTCCGGGCGCTCGGCGTCCTCGCGGACCACGACGAGCCGCTGCCGACCCTCGTGGTCCTCGGCGGTCCGAGCGGGCGCATGACGGCCGTGCGCGAGCTCGAGGCGTTGGCCTACCAGATGGGAGTCTCCGACCACGTGATCGTGCGGCCTCCGGTGCCGCGCGACGAGCTCGTGCGCTACTACCGCGCGGCGGACCTCGTCGCGGTGCCCTCGCACAACGAGTCGTTCGGGCTGGTCGCGGCCGAGGCGCAGGCGTCCGGCACCCCCGTGGTCGCGGCGGCCGTGGGCGGCCTGCGGACGGTCGTCGAGGACGGCGTCTCCGGGATCCTGGTGCCCGACCACAACCCGTGGACCTGGTCGCGGACGCTGAGCGACCTCCTCGCCGACGACGCGCGCCGTGCGGAGCTCGCCTCGGGTGCCCGGCGGGTGAGCGAACGCTACGGCTGGGACGCGACGGCCGAGGCCATGCTCGCGGTGTACGAGCAGGCGGCCGAGGTGCGGGCGCGCCGACCGCGCTGA
- a CDS encoding nitroreductase family deazaflavin-dependent oxidoreductase → MPITGEYAPSTSDWARKQAELYESSGGTKGTTLRGMPVVILWTLGAKSGKIRKTPLMRVEHDGDYAVVASLGGAPQHPVWYHNIVADPHVELQDGPERHDYTAREVTGDEKALWWERAVAAYPDYASYQERTDREIPVFVLERRD, encoded by the coding sequence ATGCCGATCACCGGAGAGTACGCACCCAGCACGAGCGACTGGGCCCGCAAACAGGCCGAGCTCTACGAGAGCTCCGGAGGGACGAAGGGCACCACCCTGCGCGGCATGCCCGTCGTGATCCTGTGGACCCTCGGCGCGAAGAGCGGCAAGATCCGCAAGACCCCGCTCATGCGCGTCGAGCACGACGGCGACTACGCGGTCGTCGCCTCGCTCGGAGGGGCCCCGCAGCACCCCGTCTGGTACCACAACATCGTCGCGGACCCCCACGTCGAGCTCCAGGACGGGCCCGAGCGCCACGACTACACGGCCCGCGAGGTCACGGGCGACGAGAAGGCGCTGTGGTGGGAGCGCGCCGTCGCGGCCTACCCCGACTACGCGAGCTACCAGGAACGCACCGACCGCGAGATCCCGGTGTTCGTGCTGGAGCGTCGGGACTGA
- a CDS encoding phosphoglyceromutase: MTYTLVLLRHGESEWNAKNLFTGWVDVALSEKGVEEAKRGGSLLTDAGVLPDVVHTSLLRRAITTANLALDSADRHWIPVKRSWRLNERHYGALQGKDKKQTLAEFGEEQFMLWRRSYDVPPPAIELGSEFSQDTDPRYADAPVVQTECLKDVLERALPYWEGEVVPDLKAGKTVLVAAHGNSLRAIIKHLDGISDEDIAGLNVPTGIPLVYELDENLVPVVKGGKYLDPAAAADAIAAVANQGR, translated from the coding sequence ATGACCTACACCCTCGTGCTGCTCCGCCACGGCGAGAGCGAATGGAATGCCAAGAACCTGTTCACCGGCTGGGTGGACGTCGCACTCTCGGAGAAGGGCGTCGAGGAGGCGAAGCGCGGCGGGAGCCTGCTGACGGACGCGGGCGTGCTCCCGGACGTCGTGCACACGTCGCTGCTGCGTCGCGCGATCACCACGGCGAACCTCGCCCTGGACTCGGCCGACCGTCACTGGATCCCCGTGAAGCGCTCGTGGCGTCTCAACGAGCGCCACTACGGTGCGCTCCAGGGCAAGGACAAGAAGCAGACGCTCGCCGAGTTCGGCGAGGAGCAGTTCATGTTGTGGCGTCGTTCGTACGACGTGCCGCCGCCCGCGATCGAGCTGGGCTCGGAGTTCTCGCAGGACACGGACCCGCGCTACGCGGACGCCCCGGTCGTGCAGACCGAGTGCCTCAAGGACGTGCTCGAGCGCGCCCTGCCGTACTGGGAGGGTGAGGTCGTCCCCGACCTCAAGGCCGGCAAGACGGTCCTCGTCGCGGCGCACGGCAACTCGCTGCGCGCGATCATCAAGCACCTCGACGGCATCTCGGACGAGGACATCGCGGGCCTCAACGTGCCCACGGGCATCCCGCTGGTCTACGAGCTGGACGAGAACCTGGTCCCCGTCGTCAAGGGCGGCAAGTACCTCGACCCGGCTGCTGCGGCGGACGCGATCGCCGCGGTCGCGAACCAGGGTCGCTGA
- the phoU gene encoding phosphate signaling complex protein PhoU, producing MREIFEAELKQVGDDLAEMSRLVESAISRAGTALLTADLQLAQSVIASDHAIDALERELDERCVLLLAQQQPVATDLRVVVSALRMSATLERMGDLARHVAQVARGRYPAHAIHPLLEGTFSQMHDAATRVARRTTTLLTTRDLTVAANVERDDDLLDHLHQDTFAAILGPDWTGTPQETVDVTLVGRYYERFGDHGVSIAKRVTFLVTGDFAEGRGQAMRA from the coding sequence ATGCGGGAAATCTTCGAGGCCGAGCTCAAGCAGGTCGGCGACGACCTCGCCGAGATGAGTCGGCTGGTCGAGTCGGCCATCAGTCGAGCCGGGACGGCGCTGCTCACCGCAGACCTCCAGCTCGCGCAGTCCGTCATCGCGTCCGACCACGCGATCGACGCCCTCGAGCGCGAGCTCGACGAGCGGTGCGTCCTGCTGCTCGCACAGCAGCAGCCGGTCGCGACCGACCTGCGCGTCGTCGTGAGCGCCCTGCGCATGAGCGCGACCCTGGAGCGCATGGGCGACCTCGCCCGGCACGTCGCCCAGGTCGCGCGCGGCCGCTACCCGGCGCACGCGATCCACCCCCTGCTGGAGGGGACGTTCTCCCAGATGCACGACGCCGCGACCCGGGTCGCGCGCCGCACCACGACGCTGCTCACGACGCGGGACCTGACGGTCGCGGCCAACGTCGAGCGGGACGACGACCTGCTGGACCACCTGCACCAGGACACGTTCGCGGCGATCCTGGGGCCGGACTGGACCGGCACGCCGCAGGAGACGGTCGACGTGACCCTCGTGGGCCGCTACTACGAGCGCTTCGGCGACCACGGGGTCTCGATCGCCAAGCGCGTGACGTTCCTCGTCACGGGCGACTTCGCGGAGGGCCGCGGCCAGGCCATGCGCGCCTAG